From Lutra lutra chromosome 14, mLutLut1.2, whole genome shotgun sequence, a single genomic window includes:
- the LOC125084684 gene encoding spermatogenesis-associated protein 31E1-like isoform X1 gives MNPVITIWACGLEQCCLGLPSPIPQRSPLKRHCTQPPIRSLDPAFCCDPVSCFQVSENFWIISKSFKTCSPSCKGKESAPFSPGWASPSLWCDPWAAGNSLWGCSGGLGGAVGTDCDQSPRLRDSRSIVMWVWGVEGSGDRSQPQLLQQQLAPPVSHSCLVRLSDQGGFHRFLHQAAPGQVRRGVPAGAHQPCRELVEDAAPTVAPSPALTPLTGSPRPLASTLPAGPMTSISVASHSSLSTSWLAEPFLPPDGFSHQPLALPPSPPCLPPSEASPGPLKASLAPEQPDSPLTLPQCDSRAPPPCPIPQSPAPHTPWPADRSASPVPAILGLGRSRCPISALSWWQAPANAWNLSTSTCLESHQAPLSHGPPEALFWGDPTHRQEETSIPPSINPDVQKLLEILTAKRKELKFWREKEKKERSKYQLTSFGRTFKSPGDGQDTMGCPSFWSMSDKAKQLLGPDKPPRPKIPRDNLEQKCLQLFWGLPFLHSESLMATVRVTDPPLEFPSVIFNELSHALPLQIQGNVAPRLSLTHDLLDPLARPQSLTLRLSQSLPLPLAQPQPLPLTQPQPLPLDQPQLPPLTEPQTQASLAPSVPVGPSSLPPEMGSCEVSCPVAQKTWSYMSSAVQNLECHFLEKQLERGKLPPVVKRSQEVFSQGPPDLPQGGQAPEGHRSVSVLPGELIDSELCEQPDWHLWERLMKQERDPSCRVHLNIQPHQEFQKVPQAHSWHSPTSESESTDGSCQATQKTGSRYPGRTVPGKRLGKDSRSSAGRIWKDLHRGATGSPEKAPGRNREESDTDLKPSTSSTEKKRPEKDLRAHFRKLGQFREGQMPLDVQPSRLAAHHASDLPGKPSPHGNPGKPVLSKCWESSHDFSILSPYAQRMLEAHIIRLRVKHRWGLPLKVLKTINLFKLKKGFLLSQSFPPRSATCISKAGSGTKFLGNPPQPYQGEVMKESYPPWGGALGVPQPTCEEIQQALEGSSPGGGPLAGQGASPPSRTSIYGFVGRIWHSETPSRTLMNSNLESSPSPAMATKEPRRVNGGQVSRDVTVLELNLEAQDLSAKEPGEVGEVKETPAWGVTLEPRVLANNQGLRGKGRRSGSSGKSDSPLQHTQLVARDPKELCLEAWHRRSEPRKLMESENQPCDPTPTMFLQDCETGVLLQDCATERLLQDCQSNMFIAADILASQGSLSGFQSGSSEDTSTSQVVHGQRSHGQSPYRQPGHLGLQHQCKSPSRSRITPKERESSRRSPSRAPAKELSELKLLQISEVKHPVQSKESGEASGSKACEILLKKEEAPPESYFRRRMTHLFQWFFPSRGRGLEDSLQKGKPSSSQGRRQVMGRSAMERASAEAQVVVRAVERILEEKILPYQGLRVPEVGRCKKDLQASADPNVSYHRVLSYQEQRRVMRETASPQGTPRGHNYANKTEWIGWPFPTRVPECPSRPCQNRSLVPGPSGRTLQAHCPRHCLLQRDISPGQPLCASHAFPGRTNFLQEKTQTVQRKYFFSHISTSSMG, from the exons ATGAATCCTGTAATCACCATTTGGGCATGTGGCCTTGAACAGTGCTGTTTGGGGCTCCCGAGTCCAATCCCCCAAAGGTCTCCCCTAAAGAGACATTGTACCCAGCCTCCCATAAGATCCCTGGACCCCGCCTTCTGCTGTGACCCAGTCTCCTGTTTTCAGGTTTCAGAAAATTTCTGGATTATCTCAAAGAGTTTCAAGACCTGTTCTCCCTCCTGCAAAGGTAAAGAatctgcccccttctcccctggGTGGGCCTCCCCGAGTCTATGGTGTGACCCCTGGGCTGCAGGGAACAGCCTCTGGGGCTGTTCAGGGGGGCTGGGCGGAGCAGTGGGGACAGACTGTGACCAAAGCCCCAGGCTGAGGGACAGCAGGAGCATTGTGATGTGGGTGTGGGGCGTGGAGGGCTCTGGGGACCGCTCCCAGCCCCAACTGCTACAGCAGCAGCTCGCACCTCCTGTCTCTCACAGCTGCCTGGTGAGGCTCTCTGACCAGGGGGGCTTTCACCGCTTCTTACATCAAGCAGCCCCTGGGCAGGTGCGCCGAGGGGTGCCAGCTGGAGCCCATCAGCCATGCAGGGAGCTTGTGGAAGATGCTGCTCCCACCGTGGCCCCATCACCTGCCCTAACTCCATTGACGGGGTCCCCTCGGCCTCTGGCCTCCACCCTGCCAGCGGGACCAATGACCTCAATTTCTGTTGCTTCACACTCCTCCCTGAGTACTTCCTGGCTAGCGGAGCCTTTCCTCCCCCCGGATGGCTTTTCACACCAGCCACttgctcttcccccttccccgCCATGTCTCCCTCCTTCGGAGGCCTCTCCTGGGCCTCTGAAAGCCTCCTTGGCCCCAGAGCAGCCGGACTCTCCTTTGACTCTCCCTCAGTGTGACTCAAGGGCACCCCCACCATGCCCCATCCCACAGAGTCCGGCTCCACACACACCTTGGCCAGCTGACAGGTCAGCTTCTCCTGTCCCAGCCATCTTGGGCCTGGGCCGCTCACGCTGCCCCATTTCGGCCCTGTCCTGGTGGCAGGCGCCTGCCAATGCCTGGAACCTGTCCACCTCAACATGCTTGGAGTCCCATCAAGCGCCTCTGTCCCATGGCCCACCAGAGGCCTTGTTCTGGGGAGACCCCACACACAGACAGGAAGAGACTAGCATTCCCCCTTCCATCAACCCGGATGTCCAGAAGCTTCTGGAGATACTCACTGCCAAGAGAAAAGAACTGAAGttttggagggagaaggaaaagaaagaaaggtcaaaATACCAGCTGACCTCTTTCGGGAGAACGTTCAAGTCCCCAGGTGATGGGCAGGACACCATGGGCTGCCCGTCCTTCTGGAGCATGAGTGACAAAGCAAAACAGCTGCTCGGTCCTGACAAGCCCCCACGTCCCAAGATTCCAAGGGACAATTTGGAGCAGAAATGCCTCCAGCTCTTCTGGGGTCTCCCCTTTCTGCACAGCGAGTCCCTGATGGCCACTGTCAGGGTGACCGATCCCCCACTGGAGTTCCCCTCTGTCATATTCAATGAGCTCTCTCATGCCTTGCCACTCCAGATTCAGGGCAATGTGGCTCCACGCCTCTCCCTGACCCACGACTTACTTGACCCTTTGGCCCGGCCCCAATCCTTGACCCTGAGATTGTCCcagtccctgcccctgcctctggctcagccccag cccctccctctgactcagcctcagcccctccctctggaTCAGCCTCAGCTCCCACCTCTAACTGAGCCCCAGACCCAGGCAAGCCTTGCACCCTCTGTCCCAGTGGGACCCTCTTCTCTACCACCGGAGATGGGTAGCTGCGAGGTGTCTTGCCCTGTAGCCCAGAAGACATGGTCTTACATGTCATCTGCTGTTCAAAACCTGGAATGTCACTTTCTGGAGAAGCAACTAGAAAGGGGCAAGTTACCCCCTGTGGTGAAAAGATCTCAGGAAGTCTTTAGCCAAGGTCCTCCTGACCTTCCCCAGGGTGGCCAAGCCCCCGAGGGCCACAGGTCAGTCTCTGTCCTTCCTGGAGAATTGATCGACTCTGAGCTCTGTGAGCAACCAGACTGGCACCTTTGGGAGAGGCTCATGAAGCAAGAAAGGGACCCTTCCTGCAGGGTCCACCTGAACATACAGCCTCACCAAGAGTTCCAGAAGGTGCCCCAGGCACACAGCTGGCACAGTCCCACATCTGAGTCTGAGTCTACGGATGGAAGCTGCCAGGCCACACAGAAGACTGGGTCCAGGTACCCAGGAAGGACCGTGCCAGGAAAAAGACTGGGCAAGGATTCAAGGTCCAGTGCAGGGAGGATCTGGAAAGATCTACACAGGGGCGCAACAGGCTCTCCAGAGAAGGCTCCAGGAAGAAATCGTGAGGAGTCAGACACAGACTTGAAGCCCTCCACAAGCAGCACAGAAAAGAAGCGCCCAGAGAAGGACCTGAGAGCCCATTTCAGGAAGTTGGGGCAGTTCAGAGAGGGTCAGATGCCTTTGGATGTTCAACCTTCCAGGCTCGCTGCCCACCACGCCTCGGACCTTCCCGGAAAGCCAAGCCCTCATGGGAACCCTGGAAAGCCAGTGCTTTCCAAGTGTTGGGAATCCTCCCATGATTTTTCCATCCTCAGTCCATATGCTCAGCGGATGCTAGAAGCACATATCATAAGGCTCAGGGTGAAGCACCGGTGGGGCCTCCCCCTCAAGGTTCTCAAGACTATAAACCTCTTCAAGTTGAAGaagggcttcctcctctcccagtccTTCCCACCCCGCTCAGCAACCTGCATATCCAAGGCTGGCTCAGGCACCAAGTTCTTGGGAAATCCTCCTCAGCCCTATCAAGGAGAGGTGATGAAAGAGTCTTACCCCCCCTGGGGGGGGGCCCTCGGTGTTCCCCAGCCTACGTGTGAGGAAATCCAGCAGGCTCTGGAAGGGTCCTCACCTGGGGGTGGCCCTCTGGCTGGACAGGGGGCCAGTCCACCTTCTCGGACCTCCATATACGGCTTTGTGGGTAGAATCTGGCACAGTGAAACTCCCTCTAGGACTCTTATGAACAGCAACTTGGAGTCAAGTCCAAGTCCAGCAATGGCCACAAAGGAGCCAAGGAGGGTCAATGGGGGTCAGGTCTCACGGGATGTGACCGTGCTAGAGCTGAACTTAGAGGCCCAGGATTTGAGTGCCAAAGAGCccggggaggtgggagaggtCAAGGAGACCCCTGCCTGGGGAGTCACCTTAGAACCCCGTGTGCTGGCCAACAACCAAGGCCTCCGTGGCAAGGGGAGAAGATCAGGGTCTTCAGGGAAAAGTGACAGCCCCCTGCAACATACACAGTTGGTCGCCCGAGACCCCAAAGAGCTATGCCTTGAGGCATGGCACAGGAGATCAGAGCCCCGGAAGTTGATGGAGTCAGAGAACCAGCCTTGTGATCCCACCCCCACCATGTTCCTCCAAGACTGTGAAACTGGGGTCCTCCTTCAAGACTGTGCGACTGAGCGTCTCCTTCAAGACTGTCAGTCCAACATGTTCATCGCTGCCGACATCTTGGCTTCTCAGGGATCTCTGTCTGGCTTCCAGAGCGGGTCCAGTGAAGACACATCTACTTCCCAGGTGGTGCATGGCCAAAGATCCCATGGCCAGAGCCCCTACAGGCAGCCAGGACACCTGGGACTGCAGCACCAATGTAAGAGCCCGAGCAGGTCACGGATCACccccaaggagagagagagctccaggAGGTCCCCCTCGAGAGCGCCTGCCAAAGAGCTGTCCGAACTGAAGCTCCTCCAGATCAGTGAGGTGAAACACCCAGTCCAGAGCAAGGAGTCAGGAGAAGCCTCGGGAAGCAAGGCCTGTGAGATCTTGCTGAAGAAGGAAGAGGCGCCGCCGGAAAGCTACTTCAGGAGAAGGATGACGCACTTGTTCCAGTGGTTCTTTCCCAGTAGAGGCAGAGGACTGGAAGATTCCCTTCAAAAGGGCAAGCCTTCATCATCCCAGGGCCGGAGACAAGTCATGGGCAGGTCAGCCATGGAGAGAGCTTCTGCCGAGGCTCAGGTGGTCGTGAGGGCTGTGGAGCggatcctagaggagaaaatattgCCTTACCAGGGACTCAGGGTCCCGGAGGTCGGCCGGTGCAAAAAGGATCTCCAGGCTTCGGCAGACCCCAATGTCTCCTACCACAGGGTTCTCTCTTACCAAGAGCAGAGGAGAGTGATGAGGGAGACAGCCAGTCCACAGGGCACCCCCAGGGGCCACAACTATGCCAACAAGACCGAGTGGATCGGGTGGCCCTTCCCCACCAGGGTGCCAGAGTGCCCAAGCAGACCCTGCCAGAACCGGTCCCTGGTGCCGGGCCCTTCAGGCCGCACCCTGCAGGCCCACTGCCCCAGGCACTGCCTCCTTCAAAGAGACATTTCACCTGGCCAGCCACTGTGTGCTTCTCATGCCTTTCCTGGCAGGACAAATTTCCTCCAAGAAAAAACGCAAACGgtgcagagaaaatattttttttctcacattagcACATCTTCTATGGGCTAA
- the LOC125084684 gene encoding spermatogenesis-associated protein 31E1-like isoform X2, with protein sequence MENYLFPQEFLTDGWLSSSPTFWAVNAILAFVCGLGLFVFLLSYFQPDPSSPPGKRHRKSRKYQVEPQRRSNRSKKHQTLKGFRKFLDYLKEFQDLFSLLQSCLVRLSDQGGFHRFLHQAAPGQVRRGVPAGAHQPCRELVEDAAPTVAPSPALTPLTGSPRPLASTLPAGPMTSISVASHSSLSTSWLAEPFLPPDGFSHQPLALPPSPPCLPPSEASPGPLKASLAPEQPDSPLTLPQCDSRAPPPCPIPQSPAPHTPWPADRSASPVPAILGLGRSRCPISALSWWQAPANAWNLSTSTCLESHQAPLSHGPPEALFWGDPTHRQEETSIPPSINPDVQKLLEILTAKRKELKFWREKEKKERSKYQLTSFGRTFKSPGDGQDTMGCPSFWSMSDKAKQLLGPDKPPRPKIPRDNLEQKCLQLFWGLPFLHSESLMATVRVTDPPLEFPSVIFNELSHALPLQIQGNVAPRLSLTHDLLDPLARPQSLTLRLSQSLPLPLAQPQPLPLTQPQPLPLDQPQLPPLTEPQTQASLAPSVPVGPSSLPPEMGSCEVSCPVAQKTWSYMSSAVQNLECHFLEKQLERGKLPPVVKRSQEVFSQGPPDLPQGGQAPEGHRSVSVLPGELIDSELCEQPDWHLWERLMKQERDPSCRVHLNIQPHQEFQKVPQAHSWHSPTSESESTDGSCQATQKTGSRYPGRTVPGKRLGKDSRSSAGRIWKDLHRGATGSPEKAPGRNREESDTDLKPSTSSTEKKRPEKDLRAHFRKLGQFREGQMPLDVQPSRLAAHHASDLPGKPSPHGNPGKPVLSKCWESSHDFSILSPYAQRMLEAHIIRLRVKHRWGLPLKVLKTINLFKLKKGFLLSQSFPPRSATCISKAGSGTKFLGNPPQPYQGEVMKESYPPWGGALGVPQPTCEEIQQALEGSSPGGGPLAGQGASPPSRTSIYGFVGRIWHSETPSRTLMNSNLESSPSPAMATKEPRRVNGGQVSRDVTVLELNLEAQDLSAKEPGEVGEVKETPAWGVTLEPRVLANNQGLRGKGRRSGSSGKSDSPLQHTQLVARDPKELCLEAWHRRSEPRKLMESENQPCDPTPTMFLQDCETGVLLQDCATERLLQDCQSNMFIAADILASQGSLSGFQSGSSEDTSTSQVVHGQRSHGQSPYRQPGHLGLQHQCKSPSRSRITPKERESSRRSPSRAPAKELSELKLLQISEVKHPVQSKESGEASGSKACEILLKKEEAPPESYFRRRMTHLFQWFFPSRGRGLEDSLQKGKPSSSQGRRQVMGRSAMERASAEAQVVVRAVERILEEKILPYQGLRVPEVGRCKKDLQASADPNVSYHRVLSYQEQRRVMRETASPQGTPRGHNYANKTEWIGWPFPTRVPECPSRPCQNRSLVPGPSGRTLQAHCPRHCLLQRDISPGQPLCASHAFPGRTNFLQEKTQTVQRKYFFSHISTSSMG encoded by the exons ATGGAGAATTATCTCTTCCCTCAGGAATTCCTTACTGATGGTTGGCTGAGCTCCAGTCCCACATTCTGGGCAGTTAATGCCATCCTTGCCTTCGTATGTGGACTGGGGCTCTTCGTCTTCTTACTTTCCTATTTCCAGCCTGATCCATCCTCACCACCAGgcaagagacacaggaagagcaggaag TACCAAGTGGAGCCACAGAGAAGGAGCAACAGAAGCAAGAAACATCAGACCCTGAAAG GTTTCAGAAAATTTCTGGATTATCTCAAAGAGTTTCAAGACCTGTTCTCCCTCCTGCAAAG CTGCCTGGTGAGGCTCTCTGACCAGGGGGGCTTTCACCGCTTCTTACATCAAGCAGCCCCTGGGCAGGTGCGCCGAGGGGTGCCAGCTGGAGCCCATCAGCCATGCAGGGAGCTTGTGGAAGATGCTGCTCCCACCGTGGCCCCATCACCTGCCCTAACTCCATTGACGGGGTCCCCTCGGCCTCTGGCCTCCACCCTGCCAGCGGGACCAATGACCTCAATTTCTGTTGCTTCACACTCCTCCCTGAGTACTTCCTGGCTAGCGGAGCCTTTCCTCCCCCCGGATGGCTTTTCACACCAGCCACttgctcttcccccttccccgCCATGTCTCCCTCCTTCGGAGGCCTCTCCTGGGCCTCTGAAAGCCTCCTTGGCCCCAGAGCAGCCGGACTCTCCTTTGACTCTCCCTCAGTGTGACTCAAGGGCACCCCCACCATGCCCCATCCCACAGAGTCCGGCTCCACACACACCTTGGCCAGCTGACAGGTCAGCTTCTCCTGTCCCAGCCATCTTGGGCCTGGGCCGCTCACGCTGCCCCATTTCGGCCCTGTCCTGGTGGCAGGCGCCTGCCAATGCCTGGAACCTGTCCACCTCAACATGCTTGGAGTCCCATCAAGCGCCTCTGTCCCATGGCCCACCAGAGGCCTTGTTCTGGGGAGACCCCACACACAGACAGGAAGAGACTAGCATTCCCCCTTCCATCAACCCGGATGTCCAGAAGCTTCTGGAGATACTCACTGCCAAGAGAAAAGAACTGAAGttttggagggagaaggaaaagaaagaaaggtcaaaATACCAGCTGACCTCTTTCGGGAGAACGTTCAAGTCCCCAGGTGATGGGCAGGACACCATGGGCTGCCCGTCCTTCTGGAGCATGAGTGACAAAGCAAAACAGCTGCTCGGTCCTGACAAGCCCCCACGTCCCAAGATTCCAAGGGACAATTTGGAGCAGAAATGCCTCCAGCTCTTCTGGGGTCTCCCCTTTCTGCACAGCGAGTCCCTGATGGCCACTGTCAGGGTGACCGATCCCCCACTGGAGTTCCCCTCTGTCATATTCAATGAGCTCTCTCATGCCTTGCCACTCCAGATTCAGGGCAATGTGGCTCCACGCCTCTCCCTGACCCACGACTTACTTGACCCTTTGGCCCGGCCCCAATCCTTGACCCTGAGATTGTCCcagtccctgcccctgcctctggctcagccccag cccctccctctgactcagcctcagcccctccctctggaTCAGCCTCAGCTCCCACCTCTAACTGAGCCCCAGACCCAGGCAAGCCTTGCACCCTCTGTCCCAGTGGGACCCTCTTCTCTACCACCGGAGATGGGTAGCTGCGAGGTGTCTTGCCCTGTAGCCCAGAAGACATGGTCTTACATGTCATCTGCTGTTCAAAACCTGGAATGTCACTTTCTGGAGAAGCAACTAGAAAGGGGCAAGTTACCCCCTGTGGTGAAAAGATCTCAGGAAGTCTTTAGCCAAGGTCCTCCTGACCTTCCCCAGGGTGGCCAAGCCCCCGAGGGCCACAGGTCAGTCTCTGTCCTTCCTGGAGAATTGATCGACTCTGAGCTCTGTGAGCAACCAGACTGGCACCTTTGGGAGAGGCTCATGAAGCAAGAAAGGGACCCTTCCTGCAGGGTCCACCTGAACATACAGCCTCACCAAGAGTTCCAGAAGGTGCCCCAGGCACACAGCTGGCACAGTCCCACATCTGAGTCTGAGTCTACGGATGGAAGCTGCCAGGCCACACAGAAGACTGGGTCCAGGTACCCAGGAAGGACCGTGCCAGGAAAAAGACTGGGCAAGGATTCAAGGTCCAGTGCAGGGAGGATCTGGAAAGATCTACACAGGGGCGCAACAGGCTCTCCAGAGAAGGCTCCAGGAAGAAATCGTGAGGAGTCAGACACAGACTTGAAGCCCTCCACAAGCAGCACAGAAAAGAAGCGCCCAGAGAAGGACCTGAGAGCCCATTTCAGGAAGTTGGGGCAGTTCAGAGAGGGTCAGATGCCTTTGGATGTTCAACCTTCCAGGCTCGCTGCCCACCACGCCTCGGACCTTCCCGGAAAGCCAAGCCCTCATGGGAACCCTGGAAAGCCAGTGCTTTCCAAGTGTTGGGAATCCTCCCATGATTTTTCCATCCTCAGTCCATATGCTCAGCGGATGCTAGAAGCACATATCATAAGGCTCAGGGTGAAGCACCGGTGGGGCCTCCCCCTCAAGGTTCTCAAGACTATAAACCTCTTCAAGTTGAAGaagggcttcctcctctcccagtccTTCCCACCCCGCTCAGCAACCTGCATATCCAAGGCTGGCTCAGGCACCAAGTTCTTGGGAAATCCTCCTCAGCCCTATCAAGGAGAGGTGATGAAAGAGTCTTACCCCCCCTGGGGGGGGGCCCTCGGTGTTCCCCAGCCTACGTGTGAGGAAATCCAGCAGGCTCTGGAAGGGTCCTCACCTGGGGGTGGCCCTCTGGCTGGACAGGGGGCCAGTCCACCTTCTCGGACCTCCATATACGGCTTTGTGGGTAGAATCTGGCACAGTGAAACTCCCTCTAGGACTCTTATGAACAGCAACTTGGAGTCAAGTCCAAGTCCAGCAATGGCCACAAAGGAGCCAAGGAGGGTCAATGGGGGTCAGGTCTCACGGGATGTGACCGTGCTAGAGCTGAACTTAGAGGCCCAGGATTTGAGTGCCAAAGAGCccggggaggtgggagaggtCAAGGAGACCCCTGCCTGGGGAGTCACCTTAGAACCCCGTGTGCTGGCCAACAACCAAGGCCTCCGTGGCAAGGGGAGAAGATCAGGGTCTTCAGGGAAAAGTGACAGCCCCCTGCAACATACACAGTTGGTCGCCCGAGACCCCAAAGAGCTATGCCTTGAGGCATGGCACAGGAGATCAGAGCCCCGGAAGTTGATGGAGTCAGAGAACCAGCCTTGTGATCCCACCCCCACCATGTTCCTCCAAGACTGTGAAACTGGGGTCCTCCTTCAAGACTGTGCGACTGAGCGTCTCCTTCAAGACTGTCAGTCCAACATGTTCATCGCTGCCGACATCTTGGCTTCTCAGGGATCTCTGTCTGGCTTCCAGAGCGGGTCCAGTGAAGACACATCTACTTCCCAGGTGGTGCATGGCCAAAGATCCCATGGCCAGAGCCCCTACAGGCAGCCAGGACACCTGGGACTGCAGCACCAATGTAAGAGCCCGAGCAGGTCACGGATCACccccaaggagagagagagctccaggAGGTCCCCCTCGAGAGCGCCTGCCAAAGAGCTGTCCGAACTGAAGCTCCTCCAGATCAGTGAGGTGAAACACCCAGTCCAGAGCAAGGAGTCAGGAGAAGCCTCGGGAAGCAAGGCCTGTGAGATCTTGCTGAAGAAGGAAGAGGCGCCGCCGGAAAGCTACTTCAGGAGAAGGATGACGCACTTGTTCCAGTGGTTCTTTCCCAGTAGAGGCAGAGGACTGGAAGATTCCCTTCAAAAGGGCAAGCCTTCATCATCCCAGGGCCGGAGACAAGTCATGGGCAGGTCAGCCATGGAGAGAGCTTCTGCCGAGGCTCAGGTGGTCGTGAGGGCTGTGGAGCggatcctagaggagaaaatattgCCTTACCAGGGACTCAGGGTCCCGGAGGTCGGCCGGTGCAAAAAGGATCTCCAGGCTTCGGCAGACCCCAATGTCTCCTACCACAGGGTTCTCTCTTACCAAGAGCAGAGGAGAGTGATGAGGGAGACAGCCAGTCCACAGGGCACCCCCAGGGGCCACAACTATGCCAACAAGACCGAGTGGATCGGGTGGCCCTTCCCCACCAGGGTGCCAGAGTGCCCAAGCAGACCCTGCCAGAACCGGTCCCTGGTGCCGGGCCCTTCAGGCCGCACCCTGCAGGCCCACTGCCCCAGGCACTGCCTCCTTCAAAGAGACATTTCACCTGGCCAGCCACTGTGTGCTTCTCATGCCTTTCCTGGCAGGACAAATTTCCTCCAAGAAAAAACGCAAACGgtgcagagaaaatattttttttctcacattagcACATCTTCTATGGGCTAA